One stretch of Siphonobacter curvatus DNA includes these proteins:
- a CDS encoding response regulator codes for MRTYTILIAENDEDERFFMQQGFDEASGLFEVEALVKNGDDLLEWLTLNAPRKPDVILSDLNMPGKNGYDLINELKALPAYASIPVIIASTSPIQSTIERCLTLGAADYIIKPETFIEYGPFIRELHQRIIQKELIP; via the coding sequence ATGAGAACTTATACGATTTTAATTGCGGAAAACGACGAGGACGAACGATTCTTTATGCAACAAGGATTCGACGAAGCATCGGGCTTATTTGAAGTGGAAGCTCTGGTAAAGAACGGCGATGACCTGCTGGAATGGCTGACACTTAACGCTCCCCGCAAACCTGACGTCATTTTATCGGATCTTAATATGCCGGGCAAAAACGGATACGACCTCATTAACGAACTAAAAGCCCTGCCCGCGTACGCTTCCATTCCCGTCATCATTGCTTCAACGTCGCCCATTCAAAGTACGATCGAACGCTGCCTGACGCTGGGAGCCGCCGATTATATCATAAAACCCGAAACGTTCATTGAATACGGTCCTTTTATTCGGGAATTACACCAACGTATTATTCAAAAGGAACTCATTCCCTGA
- a CDS encoding PAS domain S-box protein translates to MVVNYRQILEHISDALFLLDADGYIQYCNPGATTLTGYSINDLNHQSMALLRSGGNDLIHAEYERTVALRQGVTHSKSWIFRKDGSHFWGEMTVTPVFDEEQICTGYTCLLRDNTTVLEETIRLRDNEERYRLMVEGVKEYAIFLLDIGGHIVTWNEGAQRTKGYSPDEIIGKHFSTFYTAEDLKDGKPARELKIAVATGKYEEQGWRVKKDGSVFWANVVITALFNERNEHIGFSKVTRDLTETKYQQEALRESEERYRSLVEQVGDYGIFMMDEKGRIVSWNTGAQRINGYTTEEILGKYFSIFYTEEDILSGKPDFELRTALAVGKYEEEGWRLRKDGSRFWANVVITALYSSEKVFMGFSKVTRDLTERKQAELALRESYERFRSLAHTLKKTNTELAYANQELEQFTSIVSHDLQEPIRTIKSYLQLLDLKLDAEQYTDLKAYISRTIHAANRMRELIQNLLHYSQLSRGEILEVTMPTSELIEQALQNLKSSIERTQPEIRIECEVDVVKGDRVQLVQLLQNLLSNALKFTDAEKPLITIRCTEGEGHVKFSVSDNGIGIAPGDYAKVFDMFRRLHTQKEYPGTGIGLTICKKIVDRHRGTIWLESEAGQGTTFHFTLYEN, encoded by the coding sequence ATGGTGGTCAATTACCGTCAAATACTGGAACACATTAGTGATGCTCTATTCCTGCTGGATGCAGATGGGTATATTCAGTATTGTAATCCCGGAGCAACTACGCTGACGGGTTATTCAATCAACGACTTGAATCATCAGTCGATGGCCCTGCTGAGAAGTGGCGGCAACGATCTCATTCATGCAGAATATGAGCGAACCGTAGCTCTACGTCAGGGAGTCACGCACAGCAAAAGCTGGATTTTTCGAAAAGATGGTAGCCATTTCTGGGGAGAAATGACGGTCACCCCCGTTTTTGACGAAGAGCAGATCTGCACGGGCTATACCTGTTTACTGCGGGATAATACCACGGTGTTGGAGGAAACCATCCGCCTGCGAGACAATGAAGAACGCTACCGCCTGATGGTAGAAGGGGTCAAAGAGTACGCCATTTTTCTACTCGACATTGGTGGACACATCGTCACCTGGAATGAAGGAGCCCAGCGTACCAAAGGGTATTCTCCCGATGAAATTATAGGAAAACACTTTTCCACTTTTTACACGGCGGAGGACCTTAAGGATGGCAAACCCGCTCGCGAGCTAAAAATTGCAGTAGCGACGGGTAAGTACGAAGAACAAGGCTGGCGGGTTAAGAAAGACGGCTCGGTCTTTTGGGCGAATGTGGTCATTACTGCCTTGTTCAACGAACGAAATGAACACATTGGCTTCTCAAAAGTAACCCGCGATCTTACCGAAACGAAGTACCAACAGGAAGCCCTGCGAGAGAGTGAGGAACGCTATCGTTCCTTAGTGGAACAGGTAGGCGATTACGGTATTTTCATGATGGATGAAAAAGGGCGTATTGTCAGCTGGAATACCGGGGCTCAGCGAATCAATGGATACACGACCGAGGAAATTCTGGGTAAGTATTTTTCCATTTTTTATACTGAAGAAGACATCCTGAGCGGTAAGCCGGATTTTGAATTACGAACGGCTCTGGCCGTGGGTAAGTACGAGGAAGAGGGCTGGCGACTCCGAAAGGATGGCAGTAGATTTTGGGCTAACGTGGTTATTACGGCCCTGTACAGCAGTGAAAAGGTGTTCATGGGCTTCTCGAAAGTAACCCGTGATCTGACCGAACGCAAACAGGCCGAGCTGGCCTTACGGGAAAGCTACGAACGATTCCGCTCACTGGCTCATACGCTTAAAAAAACCAATACCGAACTGGCCTACGCCAATCAGGAACTGGAACAGTTTACTTCCATCGTTTCTCACGACCTGCAGGAGCCCATCCGGACGATTAAAAGCTACCTGCAACTGCTGGATTTGAAACTCGATGCCGAGCAATACACGGACCTAAAAGCTTATATTAGCCGAACGATTCACGCGGCCAATCGCATGCGGGAGCTAATTCAGAACCTGCTGCATTATTCGCAGTTGAGTCGTGGCGAAATTCTGGAAGTAACCATGCCGACGTCGGAACTCATCGAGCAGGCGTTGCAAAACCTGAAGAGTTCGATCGAACGTACCCAGCCGGAAATTCGTATCGAATGCGAAGTGGATGTCGTGAAAGGAGATCGGGTACAGCTGGTTCAGTTACTCCAAAATTTGCTGAGTAATGCATTGAAATTTACCGACGCGGAAAAGCCACTCATTACGATTCGGTGTACGGAGGGGGAAGGACACGTGAAATTTTCCGTATCGGACAATGGGATCGGGATTGCTCCCGGGGATTACGCGAAAGTGTTTGATATGTTCAGACGTCTGCATACCCAGAAAGAATATCCCGGTACGGGCATTGGACTGACGATCTGTAAAAAAATTGTCGATCGGCACCGGGGCACCATCTGGCTTGAATCAGAAGCCGGTCAGGGGACGACCTTTCATTTTACATTGTACGAAAATTAA
- a CDS encoding PAS domain S-box protein codes for MSTLNDFMWEWNLENGDIWCSEGYAARVGVPEEPVPSSGAYWHSRIHPDDQMWVSESLYEALQKQPTTWEATYRFLKADGTYVVVKDHAHLFRKAGTVVRLLGTSTVQNEALSRSTQFYSAAFDQVPLGMIVTDANGRIVRANASFQQLSGYTAAELQQVSYRQLIDAADWPIYNARLQSLQTSLSTQLENRLRQNNGQILWVKQTLTLIPAMGYYFTTVEDITHEHLQRQQRERLLTLIENSSELMVIAAMDDHLLYINQAGRELVGIPADAPIVHRKVSDFYWQDQYAFVRETILPELLEKGHWKGEFRIRHFQTGMVIPVFANGIRIDDPDTGQPIARGFTLRDMRPEQLARQTILESERHFRNLVIQAPVAIGLLKGRKMVIETANEFMLEVWGKTESIVGKPLLSALPELAGQGFIELLQDVYDTGNPFYGNEILAQIIRNNRLEARYYNFVYAPVRQSDGTITGVMIVANDVSDQVRAKKEVQFSEERFRSFVLGSPTPIVIYTGKELRIETVNQAMLDTWHRDSSLVGKTFREAFPELDPQNFYQLLEQVYVTGKTYTAQEDRVDLLIDGEFRTFYFNFTYKALRDARGATYGIINTATDVTAQVNARQQLEETEQNLRDAIELAELGTWSRNLNTGKISCSSRIQQWYGFTEPETDVEAFMAAVHPEDRHQVLDLISQAVVFRKSDHYSAEYRVVHLQTGEERIVQSQGKVTCDPQGKPYLLSGTSRDVTSQKQAALGLERLVSQRTQELQQANELLQRSNRELEQYAYVASHDLQEPLRKIRMFSGIIREMNDLPERAQNPLAKVIHSSERMTLLIRDLLEFSRLLKVDRILTSTDLNTIVQNVITDFELAIQEKSATVEVGTLPTVNAESLQMNQLFYNLLSNALKFTKEGVPPRIIITCERLLPQDVQAYALPEGAYYDIRVQDNGIGFSENYKEQIFEVFKRLHTREVYPGSGIGLALCRKIVQNHGGLLYAESEEGQGSTFHIILPEAFRSASVSF; via the coding sequence ATGTCAACGTTAAATGATTTCATGTGGGAATGGAATCTGGAAAACGGTGACATTTGGTGCAGTGAAGGCTACGCAGCTCGGGTGGGCGTTCCGGAAGAACCGGTCCCTAGCTCGGGAGCGTACTGGCATTCACGTATTCACCCCGACGATCAGATGTGGGTGAGCGAAAGCCTGTACGAAGCCTTACAAAAACAGCCGACTACCTGGGAGGCGACGTACCGTTTTCTGAAGGCAGACGGTACGTATGTGGTAGTCAAAGATCACGCTCACTTGTTTCGTAAAGCAGGGACGGTGGTTCGGTTACTAGGCACTTCTACCGTACAGAACGAAGCTCTCAGCAGGTCTACGCAGTTTTACTCGGCCGCTTTTGATCAGGTACCTTTGGGTATGATCGTTACGGATGCAAACGGTCGGATTGTGCGGGCAAATGCCAGTTTTCAGCAACTCAGTGGCTACACGGCTGCCGAATTACAGCAGGTTTCGTACCGCCAACTCATCGATGCTGCCGACTGGCCGATCTACAACGCCCGATTACAATCCTTACAGACGAGCCTCTCCACGCAGTTGGAAAACCGACTTCGACAAAACAATGGGCAGATTTTATGGGTCAAGCAAACGCTTACCCTGATCCCGGCGATGGGCTATTACTTTACTACCGTCGAAGATATTACCCATGAACATCTGCAACGGCAACAGCGGGAACGCTTACTGACGCTCATAGAAAATAGTTCAGAGCTAATGGTGATCGCTGCTATGGATGACCACCTATTGTACATCAATCAGGCCGGTCGCGAACTGGTCGGAATACCAGCAGATGCTCCCATTGTCCATCGCAAAGTATCCGATTTTTATTGGCAGGATCAGTACGCTTTCGTGCGGGAAACGATTTTGCCGGAATTACTCGAAAAAGGACACTGGAAAGGAGAGTTCAGGATCCGGCATTTTCAAACCGGAATGGTCATTCCTGTCTTCGCAAACGGTATTCGTATCGACGATCCGGATACGGGCCAACCGATTGCTCGTGGTTTTACCCTACGGGATATGCGGCCGGAACAGCTAGCCAGGCAAACCATCCTGGAAAGCGAACGGCATTTCCGTAATCTGGTTATTCAGGCCCCCGTCGCCATTGGGCTGTTGAAAGGACGAAAGATGGTGATCGAAACCGCCAACGAATTTATGCTGGAGGTGTGGGGAAAGACGGAGTCGATTGTTGGGAAACCCCTGCTTTCGGCACTGCCAGAACTGGCCGGACAAGGTTTCATCGAACTCTTGCAGGATGTGTACGATACGGGCAACCCCTTTTATGGGAACGAAATTCTGGCTCAGATCATCCGAAATAATCGTCTCGAAGCCCGCTACTATAACTTTGTATACGCCCCAGTACGCCAGTCCGACGGTACAATTACGGGCGTGATGATTGTCGCTAACGACGTAAGCGATCAGGTAAGGGCTAAGAAAGAAGTTCAGTTCAGTGAAGAGCGTTTTAGGAGTTTTGTGCTGGGTTCGCCTACGCCCATTGTAATCTATACGGGGAAAGAACTGCGAATTGAAACCGTGAATCAGGCGATGCTCGACACCTGGCACCGGGATAGTAGCTTGGTAGGGAAAACGTTTCGAGAGGCCTTCCCGGAGCTAGACCCCCAGAATTTTTACCAGCTGTTGGAGCAGGTTTATGTAACGGGGAAAACCTATACCGCCCAAGAAGACCGAGTCGATTTGCTCATCGATGGTGAATTCCGCACCTTTTACTTCAATTTTACGTATAAAGCCTTACGGGATGCCCGCGGAGCCACTTATGGCATCATTAATACCGCAACGGATGTTACCGCCCAAGTCAATGCCCGACAACAGCTGGAAGAAACCGAGCAGAACTTACGCGACGCCATTGAACTGGCCGAACTGGGTACCTGGAGTCGTAATCTCAATACCGGAAAGATTAGTTGCTCCAGCCGCATCCAGCAATGGTACGGATTTACCGAACCCGAAACGGATGTTGAAGCGTTTATGGCAGCGGTGCATCCGGAAGACCGGCACCAGGTACTGGATCTGATTTCTCAAGCCGTAGTTTTCCGGAAATCCGATCATTATTCGGCGGAATACCGGGTTGTACACCTGCAAACGGGCGAGGAGCGGATTGTTCAGTCTCAGGGAAAAGTAACCTGCGACCCGCAGGGAAAACCCTACCTACTGAGTGGAACGTCACGGGATGTGACTTCGCAGAAGCAGGCAGCTCTTGGGCTTGAACGACTCGTTTCCCAACGTACCCAGGAATTGCAGCAGGCCAATGAATTGTTACAGCGTTCCAATCGGGAACTGGAACAGTACGCGTACGTGGCCTCGCACGATTTACAGGAACCGCTACGGAAAATTCGAATGTTCTCGGGCATTATCCGGGAGATGAACGATTTACCCGAACGAGCCCAAAATCCGCTTGCCAAAGTCATCCACTCGTCGGAACGCATGACGCTACTGATTCGCGATTTGCTCGAGTTTTCCCGACTACTGAAAGTCGATCGCATCCTGACGTCTACGGATTTGAATACCATTGTCCAGAATGTGATTACGGATTTCGAACTCGCCATTCAGGAAAAGTCGGCTACGGTGGAGGTGGGTACGTTGCCCACGGTGAATGCTGAGTCACTGCAAATGAATCAGCTGTTTTACAACCTGTTGAGTAATGCTCTCAAGTTTACCAAGGAAGGCGTACCGCCCCGGATCATCATTACCTGCGAGCGTCTGTTACCCCAGGACGTACAGGCGTACGCTTTGCCCGAAGGAGCGTATTATGACATTCGGGTACAAGACAACGGCATTGGATTCTCGGAGAACTACAAAGAGCAGATTTTTGAAGTTTTTAAGCGACTGCACACGCGGGAGGTCTATCCTGGTTCGGGCATTGGTCTGGCGTTGTGCCGGAAGATCGTTCAGAATCACGGGGGCCTGCTGTACGCAGAATCGGAGGAAGGGCAGGGATCTACTTTTCACATCATTCTTCCCGAAGCATTTCGTTCGGCATCGGTTTCCTTTTGA
- a CDS encoding M20/M25/M40 family metallo-hydrolase, with translation MKKTLLLALATVVYSGSGWAQKTATPLMPEKKYETEISTLTSRPRVKTAFQTILDLEPETRKDHLLLTQIPSPPFKEQVRAKKYAELLRAAGADSVWMDEVGNVLARRKGKTGKRTVVLEGHLDTVFPEGTDVTVKQRGDTLFAPGIGDDSRGLAVVLAVLKTMQKNNLRTEGDILFVGTVGEEGLGDLRGVKHLFSGKGPKIDSYLSVDGSGIGPITNGGVGSVRYRVTYKGPGGHSYGSFGLVNPHQALGRAIHYFTLEADKFTRMGPKTTYSVSVIGGGTSVNAIPFESWMEVDMRSEDQSKLAGINDLFLAAVQKGLQEENAIKRMGADLTVDVKKVGDRPSGMTEAKQPLIQRMIAISRYLKAEPSLHSSSTNANIPFAKGVPAATIGIGGVGGGAHSLNEWWMNDKGYLGIQQALLIVLSEAGYTE, from the coding sequence ATGAAGAAAACACTACTACTGGCTTTGGCCACGGTGGTTTACTCGGGCTCCGGCTGGGCTCAGAAGACGGCTACACCGCTCATGCCAGAGAAGAAATACGAAACTGAAATCAGTACACTGACCAGTCGTCCCCGGGTAAAAACGGCCTTTCAAACCATTCTGGACCTTGAGCCCGAAACGCGTAAAGATCATTTGCTGTTAACGCAGATTCCTTCCCCGCCCTTCAAAGAGCAGGTACGGGCCAAAAAATATGCTGAATTACTGCGAGCCGCCGGAGCCGATTCGGTATGGATGGATGAAGTAGGCAACGTACTGGCTCGTCGAAAAGGCAAAACGGGCAAACGAACGGTAGTCCTGGAAGGACACCTCGATACCGTTTTCCCGGAAGGAACGGATGTAACGGTGAAACAGCGGGGCGATACCCTGTTTGCTCCCGGCATCGGGGATGATAGTCGGGGACTAGCCGTTGTGCTGGCCGTTCTTAAAACCATGCAGAAAAACAACCTCCGCACCGAAGGTGATATACTCTTTGTCGGTACGGTAGGCGAAGAAGGCCTGGGCGATCTGCGGGGCGTTAAACACCTGTTCTCCGGAAAAGGCCCTAAAATTGATTCTTACCTGTCGGTAGACGGGTCGGGCATCGGACCAATCACCAACGGCGGCGTCGGTTCGGTACGGTATCGAGTAACGTACAAAGGGCCGGGCGGGCATTCCTACGGTTCGTTTGGGCTGGTCAATCCGCATCAGGCCCTGGGTCGGGCGATTCATTACTTTACGCTGGAGGCGGACAAATTTACCCGCATGGGGCCTAAAACGACCTACAGCGTCAGTGTGATTGGTGGCGGGACTTCCGTAAATGCCATTCCGTTTGAATCGTGGATGGAGGTCGATATGCGTTCGGAAGATCAGTCGAAGCTGGCCGGAATCAATGACCTGTTTCTGGCTGCCGTACAGAAAGGGTTGCAGGAAGAGAATGCCATCAAACGAATGGGTGCCGACCTGACGGTAGACGTCAAGAAAGTAGGCGATCGGCCTTCGGGTATGACGGAGGCCAAGCAGCCTCTCATTCAGCGGATGATTGCCATCAGCCGGTATCTCAAAGCCGAACCTTCACTGCACAGCAGCTCCACCAATGCCAATATTCCGTTTGCGAAGGGCGTTCCGGCGGCTACGATTGGTATCGGTGGCGTGGGTGGTGGAGCCCACTCCCTAAACGAGTGGTGGATGAACGATAAAGGATATCTCGGTATTCAGCAAGCCCTGCTGATCGTACTGTCGGAAGCTGGTTATACGGAATAA
- a CDS encoding exo-beta-N-acetylmuramidase NamZ family protein: protein MRLTILLFWLFFGFYTQAQTSKPILTGADRIDEYLPYLKGKRVALVVNQTSIIGSRPSVDSLVSRGVQIVKIFGPEHGFRGNASNGAKVGDERDPKTGIPVLSLYGKRKKPLPEDLTDVDLLVYDIQDVGARFYTYINTLHRVMESCVENKKELVILDRPNPNGYLVDGPILEDHLHSGIGMHRIPVSHGMTIAEFAQMINGEGWLTNKATCQLHIVKVANYRHELPYDLPVMPSPNLNTQQSILLYPHICWFEGTIISQGRGTYFPFTVLGAPALKGKYAFSFKPVSIKGMKEEPLHENQDCYGLDLRKYDTRQLRKSGRLNLQWLIEMYLAYPDKDRFFDKSQHKEIGEFDKLSGTEQLREQIIAGKSEAEIRKSWEPGLSQFKTMRKKYLLYP, encoded by the coding sequence ATGCGGCTCACTATTTTGCTTTTCTGGCTCTTTTTTGGCTTCTATACCCAGGCTCAAACTTCCAAACCTATCCTCACGGGAGCCGACCGGATCGATGAATACCTACCGTATCTGAAAGGAAAACGGGTAGCTCTGGTTGTGAATCAAACCTCGATTATTGGCTCCCGGCCCAGTGTGGATAGTCTGGTGAGCCGCGGGGTACAGATTGTAAAGATTTTCGGTCCTGAACACGGCTTTCGGGGCAATGCCAGTAATGGAGCCAAAGTCGGCGACGAACGCGATCCCAAAACGGGAATTCCGGTGCTCTCGCTGTACGGCAAACGCAAGAAACCGCTACCCGAGGATTTAACGGATGTCGATCTGCTGGTTTACGATATTCAGGATGTAGGAGCCCGCTTTTACACGTACATCAACACCCTGCACCGGGTGATGGAATCCTGCGTGGAAAATAAAAAGGAGCTGGTGATTCTGGATCGGCCCAATCCCAACGGGTACCTCGTCGATGGTCCCATTTTGGAAGACCACCTGCACTCGGGCATCGGGATGCACCGTATTCCCGTCAGCCACGGCATGACCATCGCCGAATTTGCCCAGATGATCAATGGAGAAGGCTGGTTGACGAACAAAGCGACCTGTCAACTACACATTGTAAAAGTGGCCAACTACCGGCACGAGTTGCCCTATGATTTGCCCGTGATGCCATCGCCCAATCTGAATACGCAGCAATCCATTCTATTATATCCGCATATTTGCTGGTTTGAGGGAACCATCATCAGCCAGGGAAGAGGTACGTACTTCCCCTTCACCGTACTAGGTGCTCCGGCCCTGAAAGGCAAGTATGCCTTCTCGTTCAAGCCCGTCAGTATTAAAGGGATGAAAGAAGAACCTTTGCACGAGAATCAGGACTGTTACGGACTGGATTTACGGAAATACGATACCCGGCAACTACGCAAAAGCGGTCGCCTAAATCTGCAATGGCTCATTGAAATGTATCTGGCGTATCCGGATAAGGACCGTTTCTTCGATAAAAGTCAGCATAAAGAAATTGGCGAGTTTGATAAACTATCGGGGACCGAACAACTGCGGGAGCAAATCATTGCTGGCAAAAGCGAAGCCGAGATTCGAAAGAGCTGGGAGCCGGGTCTTTCACAGTTTAAGACCATGCGGAAAAAGTACTTGTTGTATCCGTAG
- a CDS encoding MFS transporter, with the protein MLIKNDPKVINAWCFYDWANSVHALVIVTAIFPIYFGATAVTRSPDFVTYFGMEFQNSVVFSYSVSIAFLIIAVLSPLFSAIADYSGRKKLFMKIFCYFGAFNCALLFFFTKENYVSSTLFFIFSLVGWAGSIVYYNSFLPEIVTEDRYDAVSARGFSLGYIGSVLLLVFNLTMVLKPEWYGITDASLPPRIAFLSVGVWWAGFAQYTFAYLPEVSLEKERQKNWLWNGFIQLKLVLQQIKGMPLLKRFLLAYFCYNMGVQTVMYLATLFGDKELHLDSGSLIAVLLVIQLVAILGAWLFAKASARWGNFRALMVAVFIWIGICGAAYFVQTGAQFYVLAFVVGLVMGGIQSLSRSTYAKLLPTGTHDTASFFSFYDVCDKTSTVIGTFLFGVVIQFTGSMRYSVLVIAGVFVVGFIMLTILTRIKKGVQFLHPSNRALFL; encoded by the coding sequence ATGCTGATTAAAAATGACCCCAAAGTGATTAATGCCTGGTGTTTTTATGACTGGGCTAATTCCGTACACGCTTTGGTGATTGTAACCGCCATTTTTCCCATCTACTTTGGGGCCACGGCAGTAACCCGCTCCCCGGATTTTGTTACCTACTTCGGGATGGAGTTTCAGAATTCGGTGGTGTTTTCCTATTCCGTATCCATCGCTTTTTTGATCATTGCCGTGCTGAGTCCCCTGTTTTCAGCCATAGCTGATTACTCCGGTCGCAAGAAGCTGTTCATGAAAATCTTCTGTTATTTCGGAGCCTTCAATTGTGCCTTACTCTTCTTTTTTACGAAAGAAAATTACGTCAGCTCAACGCTGTTTTTCATCTTCTCGCTCGTCGGCTGGGCGGGGAGTATCGTCTATTATAATTCCTTCCTGCCCGAAATCGTGACGGAAGATCGTTACGATGCCGTGAGTGCCCGCGGTTTTTCTTTAGGCTATATCGGTAGTGTACTACTGCTGGTTTTTAACCTGACAATGGTATTGAAACCCGAATGGTACGGTATCACCGATGCGAGTCTGCCGCCCCGCATTGCCTTCCTGAGCGTGGGTGTATGGTGGGCGGGTTTCGCTCAGTATACGTTTGCGTACCTACCGGAAGTATCGCTGGAAAAGGAACGGCAGAAAAACTGGTTATGGAATGGCTTCATCCAGCTGAAACTGGTGTTGCAACAGATCAAAGGTATGCCGCTGTTGAAACGCTTTCTGCTGGCGTACTTCTGCTATAACATGGGGGTACAGACAGTTATGTATCTGGCCACACTTTTCGGCGATAAAGAACTTCACCTGGACTCCGGTTCCCTCATTGCCGTCCTACTAGTCATTCAACTGGTGGCGATTTTGGGAGCCTGGCTGTTTGCCAAAGCCTCGGCCCGTTGGGGAAATTTCCGGGCTCTGATGGTCGCGGTATTCATCTGGATTGGTATTTGCGGGGCTGCGTACTTCGTGCAGACGGGTGCTCAGTTTTACGTACTGGCCTTCGTCGTGGGTCTGGTCATGGGTGGGATCCAGTCGCTGTCGCGTTCGACTTACGCCAAACTGCTGCCTACGGGTACGCACGATACGGCTTCGTTCTTCAGTTTTTACGACGTATGCGATAAAACATCAACCGTAATCGGAACCTTTCTCTTTGGCGTTGTCATTCAGTTCACTGGTTCCATGCGGTACAGTGTGCTGGTCATTGCTGGAGTCTTTGTGGTTGGATTCATCATGCTAACCATTTTGACCCGAATAAAAAAAGGAGTCCAATTCTTGCATCCGTCTAATCGAGCCTTATTTTTGTGA
- a CDS encoding SDR family NAD(P)-dependent oxidoreductase — protein sequence MAMQEKFALITGATSGIGYELAKLFANDQYNLVIVARNADELNTTAIKLSQQYGVEVVTLAKDLVQREAPQQVYEEVKAKGIQIDVLVNNAGQGQYGLFVDTDLERELDIIQLNVSAYVSLTKFYLQEMVARNDGKILNVASIASKLPGPWQAVYHATKAFVLSFTEALRSEIKESDVTITALLPGPTDTDFFNKAQMQESKIVQEGDLADPVQVAKDGYEALMAGDDKVVSGLKNRLQTAVSNVMPDSMLADTMNKQQRPADTNS from the coding sequence ATGGCAATGCAGGAAAAATTTGCTCTGATCACCGGAGCCACGAGTGGCATTGGGTATGAACTAGCCAAGCTATTCGCTAACGATCAGTATAATCTGGTCATCGTCGCTCGCAATGCCGACGAACTGAATACAACGGCTATCAAATTAAGCCAGCAATACGGAGTAGAGGTCGTCACCCTGGCGAAAGATCTGGTACAACGGGAAGCTCCCCAACAAGTATATGAAGAAGTGAAAGCCAAAGGCATTCAGATCGATGTACTGGTCAATAATGCCGGTCAGGGACAGTACGGACTCTTTGTCGATACGGATCTGGAACGGGAGCTAGATATTATTCAGCTGAACGTTAGTGCCTACGTATCGCTGACGAAGTTTTACTTGCAGGAAATGGTGGCTCGCAACGATGGGAAAATCCTGAATGTGGCCTCTATTGCCAGCAAATTGCCCGGTCCCTGGCAGGCGGTCTATCACGCGACCAAGGCCTTCGTACTATCGTTTACCGAAGCCCTGCGGAGTGAAATCAAGGAAAGTGACGTTACGATTACGGCCTTATTGCCTGGTCCAACGGACACTGATTTCTTTAACAAAGCCCAGATGCAGGAGTCGAAAATCGTGCAGGAGGGCGATCTGGCCGATCCAGTACAAGTGGCGAAAGATGGTTACGAGGCTCTGATGGCAGGCGACGACAAAGTAGTATCAGGTCTGAAAAACAGGCTGCAGACAGCGGTAAGCAACGTTATGCCGGATTCCATGCTGGCGGATACGATGAATAAGCAGCAGCGACCTGCGGATACGAACTCCTGA
- a CDS encoding response regulator, which translates to MSIKPLFIVVEDDEDDRDLLQLACQEGEYNCELVFAEDGQHALEVLQSLKTRPSVMLLDINMPKMGGLALLEKLKNSSVWKEMPIVMLTTSDNEDTIHRAYGLGANSYIVKPTNFRGLSNLWDTVYHFWTDTVQLPVQAS; encoded by the coding sequence ATGTCCATAAAACCACTGTTTATTGTCGTTGAAGACGACGAAGATGATCGTGATTTATTGCAACTGGCCTGTCAAGAAGGGGAATACAACTGCGAGTTAGTTTTTGCCGAAGATGGTCAGCACGCTTTGGAAGTATTACAAAGTCTAAAAACTCGTCCCAGCGTTATGTTGCTGGATATTAACATGCCGAAGATGGGTGGCCTGGCTTTACTTGAAAAACTAAAAAATTCTTCTGTTTGGAAGGAAATGCCCATTGTGATGCTAACGACCTCGGACAATGAAGACACCATTCATCGAGCGTACGGACTGGGGGCGAACTCTTATATTGTGAAACCAACCAACTTTCGCGGCTTATCCAATTTATGGGATACCGTATACCACTTTTGGACTGATACCGTACAACTACCGGTTCAGGCAAGCTAG